A genomic segment from Cricetulus griseus strain 17A/GY chromosome 8, alternate assembly CriGri-PICRH-1.0, whole genome shotgun sequence encodes:
- the Clec4e gene encoding C-type lectin domain family 4 member E translates to MHSSKSSVSHHTGRGCFKNFQVLSWTVAGVCILFLSACFITRCVVTYRSCQIYEQKKLLSHESVKELSCYSVASGSVKNCCPLNWKHFQSSCYFFSTTTLTWPSSLKNCSEMGAHLVVINTPEEQEFLSQTKPKKKEFYIGLTDQVAEGQWQWVDDTPFTESLSFWDAGEPNNIVNVEDCVTIRDSGNPRKNWNDIPCFYSMPWICEMPEISPLD, encoded by the exons atgcATTCATCGAAATCATCTGTATCTCACCACACAG GGAGAGGATGCTTCAAAAATTTCCAAGTGCTCTCATGGACTGTGGCTGGGGTCTGCATCCTGTTTCTCAGTGCCTGTTTCATCACCAGATGTGTTG TAACGTATCGCAGCTGTCAAATTTATGAGCAGAAAAAGTTACTGTCACATGAAAGTGTCAAGGAGCTCTCCTGCTACAGTGTCGCCTCAG GTTCAGTCAAGAACTGCTGTCCTTTGAACTGGAAACATTTTCAGTCAAGCTGTTACTTTTTCTCCACGACCACCCTGACCTGGCCATCAAGTTTAAAGAATTGCTCAGAAATGGGAGCTCACCTGGTGGTTATCAACACACCGGAAGAGCAG GAATTCCTTTCTCAAACAAAGCCCAAGAAGAAAGAGTTTTATATTGGCCTGACTGACCAGGTGGCTGAGGGTCAATGGCAATGGGTGGATGACACACCTTTCACAGAGTCCCTGAG CTTCTGGGATGCCGGGGAGCCCAACAATATCGTTAACGTGGAAGACTGTGTCACCATAAGGGACTCTGGAAACCCCAGGAAGAATTGGAATGACATACCCTGTTTTTACAGTATGCCTTGGATTTGTGAAATGCCAGAAATAAGTCCTTTGGACTAA